In Paenibacillus sonchi, a single genomic region encodes these proteins:
- a CDS encoding DNA primase: protein MSITIIVEGKNDRSRLRRILAPEVDIQCTFGTLNTLKLETLRRKIGDGEVYLYMDNDSSGKKIRGILRDAFPDAIHIYTRKGYAGVEGTPDEYSITQLEKAGLEEFIIYPEPLPYLES, encoded by the coding sequence ATGTCCATAACCATCATTGTCGAAGGCAAAAACGACCGCAGCAGATTACGGAGAATCCTTGCTCCAGAGGTCGACATCCAATGTACGTTCGGCACGCTGAATACGCTCAAGCTGGAGACACTGCGGCGCAAAATAGGAGATGGGGAAGTCTACCTCTACATGGACAATGACAGCTCGGGCAAAAAAATCCGCGGCATTCTGCGCGATGCTTTTCCGGATGCCATTCATATTTATACCCGGAAAGGCTATGCCGGAGTGGAGGGCACCCCGGATGAATACAGCATCACCCAACTGGAGAAAGCCGGGCTGGAGGAGTTCATCATTTATCCTGAGCCTTTACCTTACTTGGAGTCGTAG
- a CDS encoding SCO family protein, which yields MQTLKRYKWTWLMLLVALGLAAYLAVGYWNKGNDKLPVIGEVQDFTLENVDGKPITLADTEGKPRLVYFFFTECPDVCPITTFMLSQTQDLLKKDGSFGKDVEFVSISFDPLNDTREAIKAFADRFHADYSGWYFLRGDQEQVRTLAADSFKVLIYGDNKDNFAHANLIGLVDRNNRLRGLYDAGDTENVTPEFLAGALKKLARES from the coding sequence GTGCAGACCTTGAAGCGCTACAAATGGACGTGGCTGATGCTGCTGGTCGCCTTGGGTTTGGCGGCGTATCTGGCAGTTGGTTATTGGAACAAAGGAAATGACAAACTGCCTGTAATCGGAGAGGTGCAGGACTTCACGCTTGAAAACGTGGATGGCAAGCCAATCACGCTGGCGGATACGGAAGGGAAGCCCAGACTCGTCTATTTCTTCTTCACGGAATGCCCGGATGTCTGCCCCATCACTACCTTTATGCTGTCGCAGACACAGGATCTGCTGAAAAAAGACGGCAGCTTCGGCAAGGATGTGGAATTCGTCTCCATTTCTTTTGACCCCTTGAATGATACGCGTGAAGCGATTAAGGCGTTTGCGGACCGCTTTCATGCGGACTACAGCGGCTGGTACTTTCTGCGGGGGGATCAGGAGCAGGTCCGTACGCTGGCGGCTGACTCCTTCAAGGTCTTGATTTACGGGGACAACAAGGATAACTTTGCCCATGCCAACCTAATCGGTCTGGTGGACCGGAACAATCGGCTGCGGGGATTGTATGATGCCGGAGATACGGAGAACGTGACCCCGGAATTTTTGGCCGGTGCGCTGAAGAAATTAGCCCGCGAATCATAA